The sequence TGCATCGCATTTAGGGTCAAGTCTGCACTTCTTTCTTTACGATGTCCCCAAAGTCCTCACCTTGGTGATTGTGATCAGCTTTCTCGTTGGGACATTTCAGAGTTTTTTAGAGCCAGAGCGTGTGCGCTTTTTTCTACAAGGAAAGCGTACCCTTGTGGGAAACATTTTGGCGGCACTGGTTGGCATGGTCACACCTTTCTGTTCTTGCTCTGCGGTGCCTTTGTTCATTGGCTTCTTAGAAGCAGGTGTCCCGTTAGGCGTGACTTTCTCCTATCTGATCGCAGCGCCGATGGTGAATGAGGTGGCTGTGATTCTTTTGTGGGGATTGTTTGGTTTGAAGGTGACACTGATCTACATCGGTTTTGGTGTGGGTTTAGCGATCGTCTCTGGATACATCATCGGATTACTAAAATTAGAAAAATGGGTGGAACCCTTCGTCTGGGAACTGCAAAAAGCACGTCAAGTTATGCCGCTAGAGGATACAGACACCCTGGAACCAGTGGCACTGACTTGGCGGCAACGATTCAAGCAAGGACAGTTTCAAGCCAGCGAAATTGTGCGATCGGTTTGGCTTTATGTGGTGCTTGGCATTGCGATTGGGGCGGGGATTCATGGCTATGTCCCGACCGATTTTATTGCCAAATATGCGGGTGTTCAAAATCCTCTCGCCGTCCCCCTCGCCGTCATTTTAGGTGTACCGCT comes from Synechococcus sp. C9 and encodes:
- a CDS encoding permease — its product is MATQIVTQIFGLSIASHLGSSLHFFLYDVPKVLTLVIVISFLVGTFQSFLEPERVRFFLQGKRTLVGNILAALVGMVTPFCSCSAVPLFIGFLEAGVPLGVTFSYLIAAPMVNEVAVILLWGLFGLKVTLIYIGFGVGLAIVSGYIIGLLKLEKWVEPFVWELQKARQVMPLEDTDTLEPVALTWRQRFKQGQFQASEIVRSVWLYVVLGIAIGAGIHGYVPTDFIAKYAGVQNPLAVPLAVILGVPLYANIAGVMPITEALVHKGMPMGTILAFTMAVTALSLPEMVILKKVLRPQLLAVFVGLMTVGIISIGYIFNAILL